A section of the Salmo salar chromosome ssa05, Ssal_v3.1, whole genome shotgun sequence genome encodes:
- the LOC106596819 gene encoding 2-hydroxyacyl-CoA lyase 1 isoform X1 gives MEDVTGAQLIAEALKAQNVEYMFGIVGVPVIEVAMAAQASGIKYVGMRNEQAACYAASAVGYLTGRPGACLVVSGPGLIHALGGMANANMNCWPVIVIGGSSDQNQETTGAFQEFPQVEACRLYSKFSARPSSLDMISSVVEKAVRTSMYGRPGAVYVDISGDMVNAKVDRSRVREVPCCPPPPVSMADHIAITEALTVLKGATRPLLIIGKGAAHGRAEGALRELVEGCGLPFLPTPMGKGVLPDDHPNCVAAARSRALLQSDVVVLLGARLNWILHFGLLPRFDPHVKVIQVDLCAEEMGNNMQPAAALLGDVNAIVKQLLEYVHKDGWKYPADTEWWTTLKEKMAANATMTKALALQSTTPMNYYQVFHHISQLLPHDCVIVSEGANTMDIGRTMLNNYLPRHRLDAGTFGTMGVGLGFAIAAATVQRNQNTSQRVVCVEGDSAFGFSGMEVETMCRYKLPVVIIVVNNNGIYSGVDAETWEMMGKMGDLTTVAPPVTLLPEARYDEVMNAFGGRGFLVRTEEELRSALQLSLSDWERPSLLNVLIDPSSDRKQQEFPWLTRSNL, from the exons ATGGAAGACGTGACAGGCGCTCAGCTCATTGCTGAGGCACTAAAAGCTCAG AATGTAGAATATATGTTTGGAATAGTTGGTGTTCCAGTCATTGAAGTGGCTATGGCAGCTCAAGCCTCAGGAATCAAGTATGTGGGAATGCGCAATGAACAAGCC GCTTGCTATGCTGCGTCTGCTGTTGGTTACCTCACTGGACG TCCAGGGGCGTGTCTGGTTGTGTCTGGACCGGGACTCATCCATGCTCTTGGTGGAATGGCCAACGCTAACATGAACTGCTG GCCTGTGATTGTTATTGGAGGCTCCTCCGATCAAAACCAGGAGACCACTGGGGCGTTTCAAGAGTTTCCACAG GTGGAGGCGTGCAGACTGTACAGTAAGTTCTCAGCTCGGCCCAGCAGTCTGGATATGATCTCCTCAGTGGTAGAGAAG GCAGTACGCACTAGCATGTATGGAAGGCCTGGTGCTGTATACGTAGACATATCTGGGGACATGGTCAATGCTAAAGTGGACAGGAGCAGAGTCAG AGAGGTGCCCTGTTGTCCACCTCCTCCAGTGAGTATGGCTGACCATATCGCGATCACAGAAGCACTGACTGTCCTAAAAGGAGCCACACGGCCTTTACTTATCATTGGGAAAG GTGCAGCCCATGGAAGAGCAGAGGGGGCTCTGAGGGAGCTGGTGGAGGGGTGTGGCCTGCCCTTCCTGCCCACCCCCATGGGTAAAGGGGTGCTGCCTGATGACCACCCCAACTGTGTTGCTGCTGCCCGCTCCAG AGCTCTGCTCCAGTCTGATGTTGTGGTCCTACTTGGTGCCAGGCTCAACTGGATCCTGCACTTTGGCCTTCTCCCAAGGTTTGACCCCCATGTAAAGGTCATCCAG GTTGATCTATGTGCTGAGGAGATGGGGAACAACATGCAACCTGCTGCTGCTCTCCTGGGGGATGTCAATGCTATTGTCAAGCAG CTCCTAGAGTATGTTCATAAAGATGGCTGGAAGTATCCAGCTGATACAGAATGGTGGACCACATTGAAAGAGAAGATGGCTGCTAACGCAACAATGACaaag GCATTAGCTCTTCAGTCGACAACACCTATGAACTACTACCAAGTGTTCCACCACATCTCCCAGCTGCTGCCCCACGACTGTGTCATCGTGAGTGAGGGGGCCAACACCATGGACATTGGGCGTACCATGTTGAACAACTACCTTCCTCGACACAG gttggatGCTGGCACCTTCGGGACGATGGGGGTGGGTCTGGGCTTTGCCATCGCGGCTGCAACAGTGCAGAGGAACCAGAACACAAGccagagggtggtgtgtgtggagggggacaGTGCCTTTGGATTCTCTGGGATGGAGGTGGAGACCATGTGCAG GTATAAACTCCCGGTGGTCATCATCGTGGTCAACAACAACGGGATCTACAGCGGCGTGGACGCAGAGACGTGGGAAATGATGGGGAAGATGGGAGATCTCACCACTGT agcCCCCCCTGTGACCCTGCTGCCTGAAGCCCGCTATGACGAGGTCATGAACGCCTTCGGAGGACGAGGGTTCCTGGTGCGGACAGAGGAGGAGCTGCGTAGTGCCTTACAGCTCAGCCTCAGTGACTGGGAGAGACCTAGTCTCCTCAACGTTCTCATAGACCCCTCCTCAGACAGGAAGCAACAG GAGTTTCCATGGCTAACTCGCTCCAACCTGTAG
- the LOC106596819 gene encoding 2-hydroxyacyl-CoA lyase 1 isoform X2, producing the protein MEDVTGAQLIAEALKAQNVEYMFGIVGVPVIEVAMAAQASGIKYVGMRNEQAACYAASAVGYLTGRPGACLVVSGPGLIHALGGMANANMNCWPVIVIGGSSDQNQETTGAFQEFPQVEACRLYSKFSARPSSLDMISSVVEKAVRTSMYGRPGAVYVDISGDMVNAKVDRSRVREVPCCPPPPVSMADHIAITEALTVLKGATRPLLIIGKGAAHGRAEGALRELVEGCGLPFLPTPMGKGVLPDDHPNCVAAARSRALLQSDVVVLLGARLNWILHFGLLPRFDPHVKVIQLLEYVHKDGWKYPADTEWWTTLKEKMAANATMTKALALQSTTPMNYYQVFHHISQLLPHDCVIVSEGANTMDIGRTMLNNYLPRHRLDAGTFGTMGVGLGFAIAAATVQRNQNTSQRVVCVEGDSAFGFSGMEVETMCRYKLPVVIIVVNNNGIYSGVDAETWEMMGKMGDLTTVAPPVTLLPEARYDEVMNAFGGRGFLVRTEEELRSALQLSLSDWERPSLLNVLIDPSSDRKQQEFPWLTRSNL; encoded by the exons ATGGAAGACGTGACAGGCGCTCAGCTCATTGCTGAGGCACTAAAAGCTCAG AATGTAGAATATATGTTTGGAATAGTTGGTGTTCCAGTCATTGAAGTGGCTATGGCAGCTCAAGCCTCAGGAATCAAGTATGTGGGAATGCGCAATGAACAAGCC GCTTGCTATGCTGCGTCTGCTGTTGGTTACCTCACTGGACG TCCAGGGGCGTGTCTGGTTGTGTCTGGACCGGGACTCATCCATGCTCTTGGTGGAATGGCCAACGCTAACATGAACTGCTG GCCTGTGATTGTTATTGGAGGCTCCTCCGATCAAAACCAGGAGACCACTGGGGCGTTTCAAGAGTTTCCACAG GTGGAGGCGTGCAGACTGTACAGTAAGTTCTCAGCTCGGCCCAGCAGTCTGGATATGATCTCCTCAGTGGTAGAGAAG GCAGTACGCACTAGCATGTATGGAAGGCCTGGTGCTGTATACGTAGACATATCTGGGGACATGGTCAATGCTAAAGTGGACAGGAGCAGAGTCAG AGAGGTGCCCTGTTGTCCACCTCCTCCAGTGAGTATGGCTGACCATATCGCGATCACAGAAGCACTGACTGTCCTAAAAGGAGCCACACGGCCTTTACTTATCATTGGGAAAG GTGCAGCCCATGGAAGAGCAGAGGGGGCTCTGAGGGAGCTGGTGGAGGGGTGTGGCCTGCCCTTCCTGCCCACCCCCATGGGTAAAGGGGTGCTGCCTGATGACCACCCCAACTGTGTTGCTGCTGCCCGCTCCAG AGCTCTGCTCCAGTCTGATGTTGTGGTCCTACTTGGTGCCAGGCTCAACTGGATCCTGCACTTTGGCCTTCTCCCAAGGTTTGACCCCCATGTAAAGGTCATCCAG CTCCTAGAGTATGTTCATAAAGATGGCTGGAAGTATCCAGCTGATACAGAATGGTGGACCACATTGAAAGAGAAGATGGCTGCTAACGCAACAATGACaaag GCATTAGCTCTTCAGTCGACAACACCTATGAACTACTACCAAGTGTTCCACCACATCTCCCAGCTGCTGCCCCACGACTGTGTCATCGTGAGTGAGGGGGCCAACACCATGGACATTGGGCGTACCATGTTGAACAACTACCTTCCTCGACACAG gttggatGCTGGCACCTTCGGGACGATGGGGGTGGGTCTGGGCTTTGCCATCGCGGCTGCAACAGTGCAGAGGAACCAGAACACAAGccagagggtggtgtgtgtggagggggacaGTGCCTTTGGATTCTCTGGGATGGAGGTGGAGACCATGTGCAG GTATAAACTCCCGGTGGTCATCATCGTGGTCAACAACAACGGGATCTACAGCGGCGTGGACGCAGAGACGTGGGAAATGATGGGGAAGATGGGAGATCTCACCACTGT agcCCCCCCTGTGACCCTGCTGCCTGAAGCCCGCTATGACGAGGTCATGAACGCCTTCGGAGGACGAGGGTTCCTGGTGCGGACAGAGGAGGAGCTGCGTAGTGCCTTACAGCTCAGCCTCAGTGACTGGGAGAGACCTAGTCTCCTCAACGTTCTCATAGACCCCTCCTCAGACAGGAAGCAACAG GAGTTTCCATGGCTAACTCGCTCCAACCTGTAG